The following are encoded together in the Bradyrhizobium algeriense genome:
- the flhB gene encoding flagellar biosynthesis protein FlhB, whose product MADDTDDKTEDPTQKRLDDALAKGDVVKSQEVNTWFIIAGATLILSTFSGSIGGGILTPLRNLIANAGQLRADGAALLALGNTLGYAVLGAIGVPLLMLMLAAIAGNMIQHRLVWSSESLTPKFSKVSPGAGLKRIFGKQAVANFAKGLFKLIALGAVMMAVLWPERHRLESFLMFDPSAILGVTTNLTLHLMGAVVAMLAAVAIADYFFQYRQWYERQKMSLQEIKDEYKQSEGDPHIKGRIRQLRVQQMKKRMMAAVPKASVIITNPTHYSVALSYDRGMSAPVCVAKGADNIALKIREVAKKHDIPIVENVPLARALYATVDIDEEIPVEHYQAVAEIIGYVMGLKNGLAARRM is encoded by the coding sequence ATGGCCGACGATACCGACGACAAAACAGAAGACCCTACGCAAAAACGTCTCGATGACGCGCTTGCCAAGGGGGACGTCGTCAAGAGCCAGGAGGTCAACACCTGGTTCATCATCGCGGGCGCCACGCTGATATTGTCGACCTTTTCGGGATCGATCGGCGGCGGCATCCTGACGCCGCTGCGCAACCTGATCGCCAACGCGGGCCAGCTTCGTGCCGACGGCGCGGCGCTGCTGGCGCTCGGCAACACGCTGGGCTATGCCGTGCTCGGCGCCATCGGCGTGCCGCTGTTGATGCTCATGCTCGCCGCGATCGCCGGCAACATGATCCAGCACCGGCTGGTATGGTCGTCGGAATCGCTGACACCGAAATTCAGCAAGGTATCTCCCGGCGCCGGACTGAAACGCATCTTCGGCAAGCAGGCGGTGGCGAATTTCGCCAAGGGCCTGTTCAAGCTGATCGCGCTCGGCGCCGTCATGATGGCGGTGCTGTGGCCCGAGCGCCATCGCCTGGAATCGTTCTTGATGTTCGATCCCTCCGCGATTCTCGGCGTCACCACCAATCTGACGCTGCATCTGATGGGCGCGGTGGTGGCGATGCTGGCGGCGGTCGCGATCGCCGACTACTTCTTCCAGTACCGGCAGTGGTACGAGCGGCAGAAGATGTCGCTGCAGGAGATCAAGGACGAATACAAGCAGTCCGAAGGCGACCCCCACATCAAGGGCCGGATCCGGCAGTTGCGGGTACAGCAGATGAAGAAGCGCATGATGGCCGCCGTTCCCAAGGCCAGCGTGATCATCACCAACCCGACTCACTATTCGGTGGCGCTGTCCTACGATCGCGGCATGTCGGCGCCGGTCTGCGTCGCCAAGGGCGCCGACAACATCGCGCTCAAGATCAGGGAAGTCGCGAAGAAACACGACATTCCGATCGTGGAGAACGTGCCGCTGGCGCGGGCGCTTTATGCCACCGTCGATATCGACGAGGAGATTCCGGTCGAGCACTATCAGGCGGTCGCCGAGATCATCGGCTACGTCATGGGCCTGAAGAACGGGCTTGCTGCCCGGAGAATGTGA
- a CDS encoding GFA family protein, with protein sequence MPDSKTYTGGCHCGQVRFECTSDLSMVTACNCSICTKKGLHFTFLDPKSFQLRAGEENLKEYLFNKHAIHHQLCVDCGVDVFARGKKPDGSDVVALNVSCIDGIELSKLNMTPVDGRSM encoded by the coding sequence ATGCCCGATAGCAAGACCTACACCGGCGGCTGCCATTGCGGCCAGGTACGATTCGAATGCACCAGCGATCTTTCGATGGTCACCGCCTGCAACTGCTCGATCTGCACCAAGAAGGGGCTGCATTTCACCTTCCTCGACCCGAAGAGTTTTCAGCTCCGCGCCGGCGAGGAAAACCTGAAGGAATACCTCTTCAACAAGCACGCGATCCACCACCAGCTCTGCGTCGATTGCGGCGTCGACGTCTTCGCGCGCGGCAAGAAGCCCGACGGCAGCGATGTGGTGGCGCTGAATGTGAGCTGCATCGACGGCATCGAACTGTCGAAGCTGAATATGACGCCGGTGGATGGACGGAGCATGTGA
- the cckA gene encoding cell cycle histidine kinase CckA — MTVETDSHPSTGPLAAHEPARRGGSIVLVLLVAAGIVAVAVALMTIGRAQAQPYILGVLALLAMVGLFNLFAFAAGIIRFTDRAADDPVMGRIADHAHDGLAVTDPKGHVVYSNAAYLALTGAASPQDVRPIERVFIGNPDVSEAVFRLLKAAREGKRQQEEVRIAGSDGAQGRWLRMRVRPLGQSKREAKYAVWSIADITRDRERQEDVFRELQHAIEYLDHAPCGFFSVSPAADVIYVNATLANWLDYDLAEIGSGGLKLTDIVSGDGAALLTSIVAVPGEVKTEVFDIDLRMRGGRTMPVRLYHKLAFGADGSPGSSRTLVISRTRDEHSDPERAAEVRFMRFFDHTPMAIATVDRGGAVVRANARFAKLAQNLSPDGAANKSIFRTVNARDRGLLIAAINQAAEGQGDIAPVEAMLDGAKERWGQFFVTAVEEDERDTEAAIVYLLETTERRTLENQINQSQKMDMVGQLAGGIAHDFNNVLSAIMMANDFLLNAHKPTDPSFQDIMQIKQNATRAATLVRQLLAFSRRQTLRPQVLDLGDALSDLTMLLRRLIGEKVKLDLVHGRDLWPVKVDVSQFEQVVVNLAVNARDAMPDGGKLTVRTANVTVDEAAQLTHKGMPAADYVRIDISDTGTGIPADIVDKIFEPFFSTKEVGKGTGLGLSTVYGIVKQTGGFVYVDSTPGEGTTFRIFLPRHRAELETQPEAQATNGAAKEAGTEPPKPRPDLTGQGTILLVEDEDGLRSLNARGLRSRGYSVIEAANGIEAMEALDEKDGAVDLVVSDVVMPEMDGPTLLREMRKRNPSLKIIFVSGYAEEAFDKSLPENEQFAFLPKPFALSALVEKVKETMTAS; from the coding sequence ATGACCGTCGAAACTGACAGCCATCCGTCGACCGGGCCCCTTGCGGCCCACGAACCGGCGCGGCGGGGCGGTAGCATCGTGCTGGTGCTGCTGGTGGCTGCCGGCATCGTGGCGGTGGCGGTGGCGCTCATGACCATCGGTCGCGCCCAGGCCCAGCCCTATATCCTTGGCGTGCTGGCGCTGCTCGCCATGGTCGGTTTGTTCAATCTGTTCGCCTTTGCCGCCGGGATCATCCGCTTCACCGACCGCGCCGCCGACGACCCCGTGATGGGCCGCATCGCCGATCATGCCCATGACGGTTTGGCCGTGACCGACCCGAAGGGCCATGTCGTCTATTCGAACGCCGCCTATCTGGCGCTGACGGGCGCCGCGAGCCCGCAGGACGTGCGCCCCATCGAACGCGTCTTCATCGGCAACCCGGACGTCTCCGAAGCCGTGTTCCGCCTGCTCAAGGCCGCCCGCGAAGGCAAGCGGCAGCAGGAGGAGGTCCGCATCGCCGGCTCTGACGGTGCGCAGGGACGCTGGCTCCGGATGCGGGTTCGTCCGCTCGGCCAGAGCAAGCGCGAAGCAAAATACGCGGTGTGGTCGATCGCCGACATCACGCGGGACCGCGAGCGCCAGGAAGATGTGTTCCGGGAACTGCAGCACGCGATCGAATATCTCGACCACGCGCCATGCGGATTCTTCTCGGTCAGTCCGGCCGCTGACGTCATCTATGTCAACGCCACGCTGGCGAACTGGCTCGATTACGATCTCGCCGAGATCGGTTCGGGTGGGCTGAAGCTCACCGATATCGTCTCCGGCGATGGCGCTGCGCTATTGACTTCGATCGTGGCGGTGCCCGGCGAGGTCAAGACCGAGGTGTTCGACATCGACCTGCGCATGCGCGGCGGCAGGACCATGCCGGTGCGGCTCTACCACAAGCTGGCTTTCGGCGCCGACGGCTCGCCGGGTTCCTCGCGCACGCTCGTGATCAGCCGCACGCGCGACGAGCATTCCGACCCCGAACGCGCCGCCGAAGTCCGCTTCATGCGGTTCTTCGACCATACGCCGATGGCGATTGCGACGGTGGACCGCGGCGGCGCTGTCGTCCGTGCCAACGCGCGCTTCGCCAAGCTGGCGCAGAACCTCAGCCCGGACGGCGCAGCGAACAAGTCGATCTTCCGCACCGTGAACGCGCGCGACCGCGGCCTTCTGATTGCGGCGATCAACCAGGCGGCGGAAGGGCAGGGCGACATTGCCCCCGTCGAGGCCATGCTCGACGGGGCCAAGGAGCGTTGGGGGCAGTTCTTCGTCACCGCGGTCGAGGAGGACGAGCGCGACACCGAAGCCGCCATCGTCTATCTGCTGGAGACTACCGAGCGGCGCACGCTGGAAAACCAGATCAACCAGTCGCAGAAGATGGACATGGTCGGCCAGCTCGCCGGCGGCATCGCGCACGACTTCAACAACGTGCTGTCTGCCATCATGATGGCCAACGACTTCCTGCTGAACGCGCACAAGCCGACCGATCCGTCGTTCCAGGACATCATGCAGATCAAGCAGAACGCGACCCGCGCCGCGACGCTGGTGCGGCAACTGCTCGCATTCTCGCGCCGCCAGACGCTGCGGCCGCAGGTGCTCGACCTCGGCGACGCCTTGTCCGATCTCACCATGCTGCTGCGGCGGCTGATCGGCGAGAAGGTCAAGCTCGACCTCGTGCATGGCCGCGACCTCTGGCCGGTCAAGGTCGACGTCTCGCAGTTCGAGCAGGTGGTCGTCAATCTCGCGGTCAATGCGCGCGATGCCATGCCCGATGGCGGCAAGCTGACGGTGCGGACCGCCAACGTGACGGTGGATGAAGCAGCCCAGCTCACCCACAAGGGCATGCCGGCCGCCGATTACGTGCGGATCGACATTTCCGATACCGGTACCGGAATCCCGGCCGACATCGTCGACAAGATTTTCGAACCGTTCTTCTCGACCAAGGAGGTCGGCAAGGGCACCGGGCTTGGTCTCTCGACGGTGTACGGCATCGTCAAGCAGACCGGCGGCTTTGTTTACGTCGACTCCACGCCGGGCGAGGGCACCACGTTCCGCATCTTCCTGCCGCGCCATCGTGCCGAACTGGAGACCCAGCCCGAAGCGCAGGCCACAAACGGGGCGGCAAAGGAAGCCGGAACCGAGCCGCCGAAGCCGCGGCCCGACCTGACCGGGCAGGGCACCATCCTGCTGGTGGAAGACGAGGATGGCCTGCGCTCCCTGAATGCGCGCGGCCTTCGTTCGCGCGGCTACAGCGTAATCGAGGCCGCCAACGGCATCGAGGCGATGGAAGCGCTGGACGAAAAGGACGGCGCGGTCGATCTTGTCGTCTCCGACGTCGTGATGCCGGAAATGGACGGCCCGACGCTGTTGCGCGAGATGCGCAAGCGCAATCCTAGCCTCAAGATCATCTTCGTCTCAGGTTATGCCGAAGAAGCTTTCGACAAGAGCCTGCCGGAAAACGAGCAATTCGCCTTCCTGCCGAAGCCGTTCGCGCTGAGCGCGCTGGTCGAGAAGGTGAAGGAGACGATGACGGCTTCTTGA
- the fliR gene encoding flagellar biosynthetic protein FliR, whose translation MRVDISLLPALAATFMLVFARVGAMVMLMPGFGESNIPVRIKLGIALLLTLIILPLHRAAYQVDLTSMSSLGVLMMHEIVIGIVLGATARVTLSALSVAGSVIAQQLGLGFVTSVDPTQGQQGLLIGNFLTLLGMTLLFATDSHHLVIAALNESYRIFSPGEVMPSGDVAALATRAFATAFKIGMQLSAPFLVFGLVFNIGLGVLARLMPAMQVYFVGVPLSIMIGFLIFAFVLTGMMATYLNYFIGVMHELTPLK comes from the coding sequence ATGCGCGTCGACATATCCCTGCTGCCGGCCCTTGCCGCCACCTTCATGCTGGTGTTTGCCCGCGTGGGCGCCATGGTGATGCTGATGCCGGGATTCGGCGAGAGCAACATCCCGGTGCGCATCAAGCTTGGGATCGCGCTTCTGCTGACGCTGATCATCCTGCCGCTGCACCGCGCCGCCTACCAGGTCGACCTGACCTCGATGAGTTCGTTGGGCGTGCTGATGATGCACGAGATCGTCATCGGCATCGTGCTCGGCGCCACCGCGCGCGTCACGCTGTCGGCGCTCTCGGTGGCCGGCTCGGTGATCGCCCAGCAACTCGGTTTGGGCTTTGTCACCTCCGTCGATCCGACTCAGGGGCAACAGGGCCTGCTGATCGGCAACTTCCTCACCCTCCTGGGCATGACGCTGCTGTTTGCCACCGACAGCCACCATCTCGTGATCGCGGCACTGAACGAGAGCTACCGGATTTTCTCGCCGGGCGAAGTGATGCCGAGCGGCGACGTCGCGGCGCTGGCCACGCGCGCATTTGCCACGGCCTTCAAGATCGGCATGCAGCTTTCGGCGCCGTTCCTGGTGTTCGGCCTCGTCTTCAATATCGGGCTCGGCGTGCTGGCGCGGCTGATGCCGGCGATGCAGGTCTATTTCGTCGGCGTGCCGCTGTCGATCATGATTGGCTTCCTGATCTTCGCCTTCGTCCTCACCGGAATGATGGCAACCTATCTCAACTACTTCATCGGCGTGATGCACGAGCTGACGCCGCTGAAATAG
- a CDS encoding DUF3606 domain-containing protein produces MADNTKKRGGADRGLIALSEPYEVAYWSKKFKITPARLKAAVKKVGHSAKNVDAYFKLQKHKASDRARIAVSQPYEVSYWSKKFRVTRRAFVEGRRRPSRQAQGCEEGEEERQQNSR; encoded by the coding sequence ATGGCGGACAACACGAAGAAGCGCGGCGGGGCCGATCGCGGGCTGATCGCGTTGAGCGAGCCTTACGAGGTCGCTTACTGGTCGAAGAAATTCAAGATCACGCCGGCCAGGCTGAAAGCCGCCGTCAAGAAAGTGGGGCACTCCGCCAAGAACGTGGACGCCTATTTCAAGCTGCAGAAGCACAAGGCCTCCGACCGGGCACGGATCGCGGTGAGCCAGCCCTACGAAGTCAGCTACTGGTCGAAGAAGTTCAGGGTCACCCGTCGGGCATTCGTCGAAGGCCGTCGGCGCCCATCTCGCCAAGCGCAAGGCTGCGAAGAAGGCGAAGAAGAGCGCCAGCAAAACTCCCGGTAA
- the fliQ gene encoding flagellar biosynthesis protein FliQ: MTGAETLDVARDAIWTIVVVSSPLMVIGLVVGVVVSLFQALTQIQEQTLIFVPKILAIFVTLLLALPFMADSLHSHMMRISSRIIGG; encoded by the coding sequence ATGACCGGTGCTGAAACCCTCGACGTGGCGCGCGATGCGATCTGGACCATCGTGGTGGTGTCGTCGCCCTTGATGGTGATCGGACTCGTGGTCGGCGTCGTGGTCTCGCTGTTCCAGGCGCTGACCCAGATCCAGGAACAGACGCTGATCTTCGTGCCGAAGATCCTCGCGATCTTCGTGACATTATTGCTGGCGTTGCCGTTCATGGCGGATTCGCTGCACAGTCACATGATGCGGATATCGTCGCGAATCATAGGCGGTTGA
- a CDS encoding lectin translates to MKSFARIISPACFGLAALSALASAPAQAQSADISFFLTSNGIGNGGNLGGLAGADNHCQTLAQAAGAGGKTWRAYLSTQAADGTPAVNARDRIGKGPWKNAKGAVVAKDVAELHGANGLTKQTALSEKGEVINGRGDTPNRHDVLTGSQADGSAFAAGEDRTCKNWTSSTQGAAMVGHSDRMGLRDDDASKSWNSSHPSRGPDGGCSQADLKSTGGDGLFYCFAAN, encoded by the coding sequence ATGAAGAGCTTCGCCAGAATCATCTCGCCGGCATGCTTTGGACTTGCTGCCCTATCGGCCCTCGCCAGCGCGCCCGCGCAGGCGCAATCGGCCGATATCAGTTTCTTCCTGACCAGCAACGGCATCGGCAATGGCGGCAATCTCGGCGGGCTCGCCGGCGCCGACAATCACTGCCAGACATTGGCGCAGGCAGCCGGAGCGGGCGGCAAGACCTGGCGCGCCTATCTCTCGACGCAAGCCGCCGACGGCACGCCGGCCGTCAATGCGCGCGACCGCATCGGCAAGGGGCCGTGGAAGAATGCCAAGGGCGCGGTGGTCGCCAAGGACGTCGCCGAGTTGCACGGCGCCAACGGCCTCACCAAGCAGACCGCGCTCAGCGAGAAGGGCGAGGTCATCAACGGCCGCGGCGATACGCCCAATCGTCACGACGTGCTGACGGGATCGCAGGCGGACGGGTCGGCGTTTGCGGCTGGCGAGGATCGCACCTGCAAGAACTGGACGAGCTCGACGCAAGGCGCGGCGATGGTCGGCCACTCCGACCGCATGGGCCTGCGCGACGACGACGCTTCGAAATCCTGGAACTCCTCGCACCCCTCGCGCGGTCCGGATGGCGGTTGCTCGCAGGCCGACCTCAAGAGCACCGGCGGTGACGGACTGTTCTATTGCTTCGCAGCGAACTGA
- a CDS encoding Tim44 domain-containing protein, with translation MSGNEEKDMNFTLTARGIIRTIAIVMSVAVPLAISISAADARVGGGGSSGSRGSRTYSAPPSTTTAPGTAQPMNRTFTQPGTPGVGAPAAAGAAAKGGFFNRPGMMGGMLGGLAMGFLGAGLFGMLTGGGLFSGLGGLSSIIGLLLQIALIVIVVRLAMSWWQRRHTPASAYATGPAPAAEGPGAQSSFRSGLGGFGLGSSQPQLEIQPADYEAFERLLGEVQAAWSNEDVAKLHTLATPEMVSYFSKDLEENKARNDVNKVTDVKLLQGDLAEAWREGETDFASVAMRFSLVDKTLERTTGRLVSGSETPIEATEVWTFARRRGADWELSAIQQTS, from the coding sequence ATGTCGGGGAATGAGGAAAAAGACATGAATTTCACGCTGACTGCGCGCGGAATTATACGGACCATCGCGATCGTGATGTCGGTGGCGGTTCCGTTGGCGATCTCGATTTCGGCGGCTGACGCCCGCGTTGGCGGTGGCGGCAGTTCCGGTTCGCGGGGATCGAGGACCTATTCGGCGCCCCCGAGCACCACCACCGCGCCGGGCACGGCGCAGCCCATGAACCGTACCTTCACCCAGCCGGGTACTCCTGGCGTGGGCGCACCGGCGGCTGCCGGCGCGGCCGCCAAGGGCGGCTTCTTCAACCGGCCCGGAATGATGGGGGGCATGCTTGGCGGTCTCGCCATGGGCTTCCTTGGCGCAGGCCTGTTCGGCATGCTGACCGGCGGCGGCCTGTTCTCCGGCCTCGGCGGCCTGTCCTCGATCATCGGCCTGCTGCTGCAGATCGCCCTGATCGTTATCGTGGTGCGGCTGGCGATGTCGTGGTGGCAGCGCCGCCATACGCCGGCCTCCGCCTACGCGACGGGACCTGCTCCTGCCGCCGAAGGCCCCGGCGCCCAGAGCAGCTTCCGCTCTGGCCTCGGCGGCTTTGGGCTGGGATCGAGCCAGCCGCAGCTGGAAATCCAGCCGGCCGACTATGAAGCGTTCGAGCGTCTGCTCGGCGAGGTCCAGGCTGCATGGTCGAACGAGGATGTCGCCAAACTGCATACGCTGGCGACGCCCGAGATGGTGTCCTACTTCTCCAAGGATCTCGAGGAGAACAAGGCCCGCAACGACGTCAACAAGGTGACCGACGTCAAGCTGCTGCAGGGCGACCTCGCCGAAGCCTGGCGCGAAGGCGAAACCGATTTCGCCAGCGTGGCGATGCGGTTCTCGCTGGTCGACAAGACCCTGGAGCGCACCACCGGCCGCCTGGTCTCGGGCAGCGAAACGCCGATCGAAGCCACCGAAGTGTGGACCTTTGCCCGTCGACGCGGCGCCGATTGGGAACTCTCGGCGATCCAGCAGACCAGCTGA
- a CDS encoding fumarate hydratase, which yields MNAPTAFPDQKPVPPYKHTPLFPLGPDTTPYKKITAEGVRVEKVLGKDMLVVSREALRALSEAAFGDINHYLRPGHLKQLRSILEDKEASDNDKFVAFDFLKNANIAAGGVLPMCQDTGTAIIMGKKGCNVITDGDDEAALSEGARDAYLRRNLRYSQVAPLSMYEEKNTANNMPAQCEIYAEGDDAYKFMFMAKGGGSANKSFLFQATPSVLTKDRLLAFLKEKVLTLGTAACPPYHLAIVIGGTSAELCMKTVKLASARYLDALPTQGSADGNAFRDLEMEQEILKMTQSLGVGAQFGGKYFCHDVRVIRMPRHGASLPIGLGVSCSADRQVLGKITKDGVYLEELEHNPAQYLPAVEQSLGGEVVKIDLNKPMKEILATLSQYPIKTRVSMTGTMIVARDSAHAKLRERLEKGEPLPDYFKNHPVYYAGPAKTPDGYASGAFGPTTAGRMDSFVDQFQAAGGSMVMVAKGNRAVAVREACKKHGGFYLGSIGGAAANLAEHCIKKVEVVEYPELGMEAIWRIEVEDFPAFIIIDDKGNDFFKELNLG from the coding sequence ATGAACGCCCCGACCGCCTTCCCTGACCAAAAACCCGTTCCGCCCTACAAGCATACGCCGCTGTTTCCGCTGGGACCGGACACCACGCCCTACAAGAAGATCACGGCCGAGGGCGTGCGTGTCGAAAAGGTGCTCGGTAAGGACATGCTCGTCGTGTCGCGCGAGGCGTTGCGGGCGCTGTCGGAGGCTGCGTTCGGCGACATCAATCATTACCTGCGGCCGGGCCACCTGAAGCAGTTGCGCTCGATCCTGGAAGACAAGGAAGCCAGCGACAACGACAAGTTCGTTGCGTTCGATTTCCTGAAGAACGCCAACATCGCAGCCGGCGGCGTGCTGCCGATGTGCCAGGATACCGGCACCGCGATCATCATGGGCAAGAAGGGCTGCAACGTCATCACCGACGGCGACGATGAGGCCGCGCTCTCGGAAGGCGCGCGCGACGCTTACTTGCGCCGTAACCTGCGCTACTCGCAGGTGGCGCCGCTGTCGATGTATGAGGAAAAGAACACCGCCAACAACATGCCGGCGCAGTGCGAGATCTACGCCGAGGGAGATGACGCCTACAAGTTCATGTTCATGGCCAAGGGCGGCGGCTCCGCCAACAAGAGTTTTCTGTTCCAGGCGACTCCATCCGTTCTGACCAAGGATCGCCTGCTGGCGTTCCTGAAAGAGAAGGTGCTCACGCTCGGCACCGCGGCGTGCCCGCCGTATCACCTTGCGATCGTGATCGGCGGCACTTCCGCCGAGCTCTGCATGAAGACCGTAAAACTTGCATCCGCGCGTTATCTCGACGCGCTGCCCACCCAAGGCTCGGCGGATGGCAACGCGTTCCGCGACCTGGAGATGGAGCAGGAAATTCTCAAGATGACGCAGTCGCTCGGCGTCGGCGCGCAGTTCGGCGGCAAGTATTTCTGCCACGACGTGCGCGTGATCCGGATGCCTCGCCATGGCGCGTCGCTGCCGATCGGACTCGGCGTGTCCTGTTCGGCGGATCGCCAAGTGCTCGGCAAAATTACAAAAGACGGCGTCTATCTTGAGGAGCTCGAGCACAATCCGGCGCAATATCTGCCGGCCGTCGAACAGTCGCTCGGCGGCGAGGTCGTCAAGATCGATCTCAACAAACCGATGAAGGAGATTCTGGCGACGCTGTCGCAATATCCGATCAAGACGCGCGTCTCGATGACCGGCACTATGATCGTGGCCCGCGATTCCGCGCACGCCAAACTGCGCGAGCGGCTGGAGAAGGGCGAGCCGCTGCCGGATTACTTCAAGAACCATCCGGTGTATTACGCCGGTCCCGCCAAGACGCCCGACGGCTACGCCTCCGGCGCGTTCGGTCCGACTACCGCAGGTCGGATGGATTCCTTCGTCGACCAGTTCCAGGCGGCTGGCGGATCGATGGTGATGGTGGCCAAGGGCAACCGTGCGGTCGCGGTGCGTGAGGCCTGCAAGAAGCACGGCGGCTTCTATCTCGGCTCGATCGGCGGTGCTGCGGCGAACCTCGCCGAGCACTGCATCAAGAAGGTCGAGGTCGTCGAATACCCCGAACTCGGCATGGAAGCGATCTGGCGCATCGAGGTCGAGGATTTCCCGGCCTTCATCATCATCGACGACAAGGGCAACGACTTCTTCAAGGAATTGAATCTGGGGTGA
- a CDS encoding isoprenylcysteine carboxylmethyltransferase family protein yields MIAKLLLQNTIVVIAMGALLFGAAGSLDWPAAWVMLIVSAILGPACGLWLAKTDPALLAERMRPTFQANQPTADKIFMLIFFLALLLWLVAIGLDRRANASDVPLLLQALGLAMYLASIAFIMWVFRENSFAAPVVKVQAARHQRVISSGPYAFVRHPMYSGVMLYFLGIPLLLGSWWGVAIAPVFAVLFAIRARIEERALVEGLPDYADYAARVRYRLVPGLW; encoded by the coding sequence ATGATCGCAAAGCTTCTGCTGCAAAACACCATCGTCGTCATTGCCATGGGCGCGCTATTGTTCGGCGCGGCGGGTTCGCTGGACTGGCCGGCGGCGTGGGTAATGCTGATCGTCAGCGCGATCCTTGGTCCTGCCTGCGGATTGTGGCTAGCCAAGACCGATCCGGCGCTGCTCGCCGAGCGCATGCGACCGACATTTCAGGCCAACCAGCCTACCGCCGACAAGATATTCATGCTGATCTTCTTCCTGGCGCTGTTGCTATGGCTTGTTGCGATCGGCCTCGACCGGCGCGCGAACGCCTCCGACGTTCCGCTGCTGCTGCAGGCGCTCGGCCTTGCGATGTACTTGGCCTCGATCGCCTTCATCATGTGGGTGTTCCGCGAGAATTCGTTCGCCGCGCCGGTTGTCAAGGTGCAGGCCGCGCGCCACCAACGCGTGATCTCGAGCGGGCCCTACGCCTTCGTCCGTCATCCCATGTATAGCGGCGTCATGCTGTACTTCCTTGGAATACCGCTGCTGCTAGGGTCGTGGTGGGGCGTGGCGATCGCGCCGGTGTTCGCCGTCCTGTTCGCCATTCGCGCCCGCATCGAGGAGCGCGCGCTGGTCGAGGGATTGCCTGATTATGCTGACTACGCCGCACGCGTGCGCTATCGTCTGGTGCCCGGACTTTGGTGA
- a CDS encoding glutathione S-transferase — translation MRYELYYWPSIQGRGEYVRLALEEAGARYADVARRGNGMAAMMRMMEARKGAPPFAPPFLKDGKLVIGQTANILLYLGSRHGLAPKSEAGKLWVHQLQLTIADLVLEVHDTHHPLGPSLYYEEQKAPAKKRTDEFWKARVPKYLGYFEDLLAANGGTYITGRRLTYVDLSLFQIVEGLRYAFPKRMKKFEKEIPGLVELHDRVAARPNIKTYLASDRRIAFNEDGIFRRYKVLDG, via the coding sequence ATGCGTTACGAGCTCTATTACTGGCCGAGCATTCAGGGCCGTGGCGAATACGTCCGCCTCGCGCTGGAAGAGGCGGGCGCCCGCTACGCCGACGTCGCGCGCCGCGGCAACGGCATGGCCGCGATGATGCGAATGATGGAAGCGCGGAAGGGAGCGCCGCCCTTCGCACCGCCGTTCCTCAAGGACGGCAAGCTCGTGATCGGGCAGACCGCCAATATTCTGCTCTATCTGGGATCACGGCACGGGTTGGCGCCGAAGTCGGAGGCCGGCAAACTCTGGGTGCATCAGTTGCAGCTCACGATCGCCGATCTGGTGCTGGAAGTCCACGACACCCATCACCCGCTCGGTCCGTCGCTCTACTACGAGGAGCAGAAAGCGCCCGCGAAGAAACGCACCGATGAGTTCTGGAAGGCGCGCGTGCCGAAATATCTGGGTTACTTCGAGGACCTGCTGGCGGCCAATGGCGGCACCTACATCACCGGCCGCCGCCTGACTTACGTCGACCTCTCGCTGTTCCAGATCGTGGAAGGTCTTCGCTACGCCTTTCCGAAACGCATGAAGAAGTTCGAGAAGGAAATTCCCGGCCTGGTCGAACTGCACGACCGCGTCGCTGCGCGCCCGAACATCAAGACGTATCTGGCGAGCGACCGGAGGATTGCGTTCAACGAGGACGGGATCTTTCGGAGGTACAAGGTGCTGGATGGGTAG